In [Leptolyngbya] sp. PCC 7376, a genomic segment contains:
- a CDS encoding response regulator, which translates to MMEKTSILIVDDKPENLHLLSDVLLAEDYVVRQAINGNMALKSVVFEQPDIILLDIKMPGMDGFELCFRLKELPKTKDIPVIFLSAQDDVVSKLKAFDIGGVDYITKPFRFQEVLIRVSRQIEAKKQQKELNSCHKKIEELETLTNILADKLEQARLLLEKAGIREIAL; encoded by the coding sequence ATGATGGAAAAAACAAGTATCTTAATTGTTGATGACAAGCCAGAAAACTTGCACTTACTATCAGATGTATTACTCGCTGAAGACTATGTTGTCCGCCAAGCAATTAATGGCAATATGGCTTTAAAATCTGTCGTTTTCGAACAACCAGATATCATTCTTCTCGATATAAAAATGCCTGGAATGGATGGTTTCGAACTCTGTTTTCGCTTAAAAGAATTACCCAAGACAAAAGATATCCCAGTTATTTTTCTAAGCGCCCAAGATGATGTTGTTTCTAAACTCAAAGCATTTGATATAGGTGGTGTTGACTACATCACAAAGCCTTTTCGATTTCAAGAAGTTTTAATTCGTGTCAGTCGCCAAATAGAAGCAAAGAAGCAGCAAAAAGAGTTGAATAGCTGCCATAAAAAAATTGAAGAGCTAGAGACACTGACCAATATTTTAGCTGATAAATTAGAGCAAGCCAGGCTACTGTTAGAGAAAGCTGGTATCAGAGAAATTGCTCTGTAA
- a CDS encoding filamentous hemagglutinin N-terminal domain-containing protein: MATQRIEKSNCPIAALIFGGLCLQISGFSSMAIAQSMPPGVGSPPSITGITIDQNNTTNTLIRNSIRGEPRDSIIIDQGLLSNNGANLFHSFGEFGISSNESVYFDAQGANRIISRVTGDSASIINGSLNVLNDAMGGSDFYLLNPKGLSFGPDASLDLQGAFIGSTAEAIKFADNTVFSAVSNHIPLLTVTAPIGLQFGQNPAPILLNQVNISLDEAQEFMLYGGDITLNGSDVNFGSTQNPVEILFVSVGEAGTVRLPNGINRTLTSIKSLGDLVNPAIARGDITITNGSIVNTLNGGSLNFIGRNFALLENSQLFAPLDGAVDGGDIFFNFQNVRIEDSLIGLVTRNGSSGNGGSFIVETKTFNLSDSLVTTDTLSDGNGGLIRIMASDFVRLVASGADTSQPVGLTSGTRVLNNVGGDGDGGLVIVETKDLFIINGAQINTSTSTGGEGGRIFVNATGDVVLESSVERPSSIQSISNSDASNVGGGVKVLAKNLRVLDGSQISASTFSGANGGNVEVVVTEQALISGINTQLEDNTQDSSFFFDRGILPSGIFSVSESSGDAGNVFFHAGESLITQGAQISVSNVVGGGAGSINISGDRLFADNSFIKAEASAGDDANINFDLSEFVFFSNENFVSSNAIGNATGGNITFNVGFLLASNNSDITANSANSEAGQVTVNATGVYGAVFREMRTPDSDITASSRLGVEFDGVVTLNVLDVDPVSSVAKLPVTLNDPSNLITDRCDVARVNTFTTSGRGGIPTSPDNLLSADAWTDWRRSPTMTSFTKHTPIVSTQSQSIRQVTKWERTPEGHIQLFAQREIENPWRSPEKKCRNSR; the protein is encoded by the coding sequence ATGGCAACACAGAGGATTGAGAAAAGCAACTGCCCCATTGCTGCACTTATTTTTGGAGGGCTTTGTCTCCAAATCAGTGGGTTCTCTTCTATGGCGATCGCCCAGTCCATGCCTCCCGGTGTTGGCTCCCCTCCTTCAATCACTGGGATCACCATAGATCAAAATAATACGACCAATACACTGATTCGGAATTCGATACGAGGAGAACCTCGAGATAGCATCATCATCGACCAAGGCCTTTTGAGTAATAATGGCGCTAATTTATTCCATAGCTTTGGTGAGTTTGGGATTAGCAGCAATGAATCAGTTTATTTCGATGCTCAAGGTGCCAACAGAATTATTTCGCGGGTCACTGGAGATTCTGCCAGCATTATTAATGGCTCTCTAAATGTCCTTAATGATGCGATGGGCGGCAGTGACTTTTATCTCCTAAACCCAAAAGGCTTAAGTTTTGGGCCAGATGCCAGTCTAGATTTACAAGGAGCATTTATTGGCTCCACTGCTGAAGCCATTAAGTTCGCAGATAACACGGTATTTAGTGCCGTCAGTAATCACATTCCTTTACTGACAGTTACGGCTCCCATCGGTCTACAGTTTGGTCAAAATCCTGCCCCTATTCTTCTTAACCAAGTGAATATCAGCCTCGATGAAGCGCAAGAGTTTATGCTCTATGGCGGTGATATTACGCTAAATGGAAGTGACGTTAACTTTGGATCTACTCAGAACCCTGTAGAAATTCTTTTCGTTAGTGTCGGAGAAGCTGGTACAGTCCGTCTACCAAATGGCATTAACCGCACTCTGACATCGATTAAATCATTAGGTGATTTAGTGAATCCGGCGATCGCCCGTGGAGATATTACGATCACGAACGGCAGCATTGTAAATACATTAAATGGCGGCTCCCTAAATTTTATTGGTCGTAACTTTGCATTGTTAGAGAATTCCCAGTTATTTGCCCCTCTAGATGGTGCAGTAGATGGCGGTGATATCTTTTTCAATTTTCAGAATGTTCGCATTGAAGATAGCCTCATTGGGTTAGTCACAAGAAATGGGAGTAGTGGTAATGGTGGCTCATTTATTGTTGAAACCAAGACTTTTAATCTCTCTGACTCCCTAGTCACAACGGATACATTATCGGATGGGAATGGCGGACTGATTCGTATTATGGCTTCAGATTTTGTGCGCTTAGTGGCGTCAGGTGCAGATACCAGTCAGCCTGTAGGCCTGACCAGTGGCACGAGAGTTCTCAACAATGTTGGTGGAGATGGTGATGGTGGCTTGGTTATCGTCGAAACCAAGGATTTATTTATTATTAATGGTGCACAGATTAATACTTCAACCAGCACTGGAGGCGAAGGCGGCAGAATTTTTGTCAACGCAACAGGAGATGTTGTTCTAGAGAGTTCAGTCGAGCGTCCTAGCAGTATTCAATCTATTAGTAACTCTGATGCCAGCAATGTTGGTGGTGGAGTTAAAGTACTCGCTAAAAATTTGAGGGTTCTGGATGGGAGCCAAATTTCTGCATCTACTTTTAGTGGTGCGAATGGTGGCAATGTCGAAGTTGTTGTAACAGAGCAGGCCTTGATTTCAGGCATCAATACGCAACTTGAAGACAATACTCAAGACAGTTCATTCTTTTTTGATCGAGGGATTTTACCCAGTGGTATTTTTTCTGTTTCAGAAAGTAGTGGCGATGCGGGCAATGTATTTTTCCATGCAGGGGAAAGCTTGATTACACAGGGTGCACAGATTTCGGTCAGTAATGTCGTGGGTGGTGGCGCTGGCAGTATTAATATCAGTGGCGATCGCCTATTTGCAGACAATAGTTTTATCAAGGCCGAGGCTTCTGCTGGCGACGATGCCAATATTAATTTTGACCTGAGTGAATTTGTCTTTTTCTCTAATGAGAATTTCGTCAGTAGCAATGCGATAGGCAATGCCACCGGGGGGAACATTACGTTCAATGTTGGGTTTTTGCTAGCCAGTAACAATAGTGATATCACCGCAAATTCTGCGAATAGCGAGGCTGGGCAGGTCACCGTAAATGCAACAGGTGTCTATGGTGCTGTCTTTCGAGAGATGCGAACTCCAGATAGTGACATCACAGCATCATCCCGACTAGGCGTTGAGTTTGATGGTGTTGTAACGTTGAATGTTCTGGATGTTGACCCAGTGTCTAGTGTGGCCAAACTGCCTGTGACTTTGAATGATCCGAGTAATCTGATTACGGATCGTTGTGATGTTGCGCGGGTGAATACTTTTACAACATCAGGACGAGGTGGCATTCCAACAAGTCCCGATAATTTACTTTCTGCTGATGCATGGACTGATTGGCGGCGATCGCCCACGATGACATCCTTCACCAAACACACCCCCATAGTTTCAACACAATCACAATCGATCCGACAAGTTACAAAGTGGGAACGAACGCCAGAGGGACACATTCAACTGTTTGCCCAGCGCGAGATCGAAAATCCTTGGCGATCGCCCGAAAAAAAATGCAGAAATTCCAGATAA